Proteins encoded within one genomic window of Panacibacter microcysteis:
- a CDS encoding response regulator, translating to MHVLIIADNDQHLEWIKSPLQATGLSINVIYAHSIREAMSLLKSVKFDMILYDLAFSEKGMAENFTRLYASGSKAPLVVLTEAFGDPEAAQALQFGAATHIVKDRQRVSVMAESFKNILLQRDIVYN from the coding sequence ATGCACGTACTAATTATTGCCGATAACGATCAGCACCTCGAATGGATCAAATCTCCACTGCAGGCAACAGGTTTATCAATCAATGTAATTTATGCACATTCAATAAGAGAGGCCATGTCTCTTTTAAAATCTGTAAAATTTGATATGATCCTGTATGATCTTGCGTTTTCTGAAAAAGGTATGGCCGAAAATTTTACACGGCTTTATGCATCCGGCTCAAAGGCGCCACTGGTAGTACTTACAGAAGCTTTTGGAGATCCTGAAGCTGCACAGGCCTTACAATTTGGTGCGGCAACACATATTGTAAAAGACAGGCAACGTGTTTCTGTAATGGCCGAGTCTTTTAAAAACATACTCCTTCAACGTGATATTGTCTATAATTGA
- a CDS encoding response regulator, giving the protein MLRILIADDHTVVRRGLKQILLEEFSSAFIDEAADAETLLSKIAKEEWDVVISDLSMPGRSGIEALQQIKLTHPRLPVLILSVHAEEHYAVRVLKAGASGYVNKESAPEELIKAVHRLLLGKKYITATIAEQLASTLDKDNEKPLHEYLSDREFEVLKLLAAGKSVSDIATQMSLSVTTVSTYRARIMAKMNLKTNADLTLYAVQHNLI; this is encoded by the coding sequence ATGCTGAGGATATTAATTGCAGATGATCATACGGTGGTAAGGCGCGGACTTAAGCAGATTTTGCTGGAGGAATTTTCCAGCGCATTCATTGATGAAGCAGCCGATGCAGAAACGCTTTTGAGTAAAATAGCCAAAGAAGAATGGGACGTGGTTATTTCAGATCTTTCCATGCCTGGAAGATCGGGTATCGAAGCGTTGCAACAAATAAAATTAACACACCCCAGGTTGCCTGTTTTGATACTGAGTGTGCACGCAGAAGAACACTATGCGGTACGGGTGCTTAAAGCCGGGGCTTCAGGATATGTAAACAAAGAATCTGCACCGGAAGAATTGATAAAAGCTGTGCACAGGTTGCTGTTAGGAAAAAAATACATAACTGCAACCATAGCAGAACAACTTGCTTCAACGCTTGATAAGGATAATGAAAAACCTTTACACGAATACCTGTCTGACAGGGAGTTTGAAGTTTTAAAATTACTGGCCGCCGGCAAATCCGTTTCAGATATTGCCACACAGATGAGTTTAAGTGTTACTACCGTAAGTACATACAGGGCCAGGATAATGGCCAAGATGAATCTTAAAACCAATGCTGACCTGACTTTGTATGCGGTACAGCATAATCTTATCTGA
- a CDS encoding response regulator transcription factor encodes MQYSGKMVLIVDDSYLIIERVKDMLSEIVSTEHMLHAHTYIDGVEMLAKKTPDVLILDINLPDTNGIELLRLVKSKYPAIIVIMLTNQGGDYYRQLCLKIGADHFIDKSKDFDLLPEIFVSL; translated from the coding sequence ATGCAATACTCAGGTAAAATGGTACTGATTGTAGATGATTCTTATCTCATCATTGAACGAGTAAAAGATATGCTTAGTGAAATAGTAAGTACTGAGCATATGTTGCATGCACATACCTATATAGATGGTGTGGAAATGTTGGCAAAAAAAACTCCTGATGTTTTAATTCTTGATATAAATCTGCCTGATACCAATGGTATAGAACTACTTAGATTGGTAAAAAGTAAATACCCAGCCATAATAGTTATTATGCTTACCAACCAGGGCGGGGATTATTACCGGCAGCTGTGTCTTAAAATAGGTGCCGATCATTTCATTGATAAGTCTAAAGACTTTGATCTGCTGCCCGAGATTTTTGTAAGCCTCTGA